TAAGAGTCGAGAATGCAAGTAGAAAACGTCACCAGGGTAAGCCTCTCGTCCGGGAGGTCGTCGAAGAAGCAAAGACATTTGTCGGTAAGCTACGGCTTGTTTGGACAGATCATCGTAGATGATCAAGGCGTGTCTACCGTTGTCTCTGAACCATTCACCCATGGCACATCCAGAGAAAGGAGCAAGGTATTGAAGAGGAGCGGCCTCGGAAGCGGTGGCGGCAACGATGATGGTGTATTTCATGGCATCGTTCTCTTCAAGGGTTTGAACAAGTTGAGCAACGGTGGATCGTTTTTGGCCAACGGCGACGTAGACACAGTAAAGCTTCTTGGACTCATCGGCACTGTCGTTCCACTTCTTTTGGTTAAGAATGGTGTCAATGGCGACAGCGGATTTACCGGTTTGTCGATCACCAATGATAAGTTCTCGTTGTCCTCGACCGATCTGTCACATCAGAAATGCCGAGGTCAGCGAATCTATGCCAACGAGTGAAATTGGATGCAAAGAGGTGTAACTCACAGGGACCAAGGAGTCGACTGATTTAAGACCGGTTTGCATGGGCTCGTGGACTGATCGTCGGGGTAAAATTCCAGGGGCTTTTGATTGAGCTTTGGTTCGGCCATCAGCCTTGATGGGACCTTTACCATCGATGGGGTTACCGAGAGCATCGACGACTCGACCGAGCATACCGGGACCGACGGGAACATCGACGATTTGACCGGTTCTCTTGACGGTATCACCTTCCTTGATCAATCTGTCGTTACCGAAGATGGTTACACCGACGTTGTCGGCTTCCAAGTTCAAACACATTCCTCGTACACCGGAAGAGAATTCAACCATTTCTTCGGCTTGAACGTTTCGGAGACCGTAAACACGAGCGATACCATCACCAATGGTGAGTACTCGACCGGTTTCTTGGACATCACCACCGACGGAAGCACCGGCAATTCGGCCTTCGAGGATGGAAGAGACCTCTGAAGCAGCTGTGGAAGGaggaaatgaaaatggaagaatcgGCCGAAAGGATGTGTGATGAGGTGTTTGTGGGAGTTTCATCGAAAGAAGTGCAAGAGTAGAGGGTAGAATCGTCAGTACGATGCAATGAATGGgatatgaagagaaaagtagACGTACCAGGCTTGGCGGTAGCATAAGTCCTGACAGCGAGGGGAGCAGCTCTGGTTCTAGCCTGATAATATGGTGAAAAAAGTTAGCGGGATATTCCATCTCGATTCACCCAtattccattcttcctcctttctaATCTTCCGTATTCTAGTGTGATCAGCCACTGTTAGGTGGGCTCCATATTCTCTGTCCATGTATTCCTTGTTCTACTTTgcatatccatatccatcCCGTtttttttcctcttcttgtgGAGTTTAAACTAAACAATAACTTACGCTTGAAGCGACGGCTCCTCGGAGAGTATTCCTGAAAGCGACACGCATTTTGAATGAGTGGTGAGTAAAGGAAAGAGGGGTGGTTTTGTAAAGAGGAGTAAAGATCGTAcagagaggagagagagagagtagAGGTCTTTACAAGACTTTTGTTTGAGTGAGATTTGAGATTGTGCAGGGGAATGAGGATTGAGATTGAGTGAGTGGTACGTGGGGTGGGTTGGGTGGTGTGCGACCGTGGTTGGATGGGATGGTGGGAAACGGAGGGGGTGTATAGGTAGGTACGGAACATCGGAGTTATGCGGTGTTTTCATGGGATCGAAAGAGGCACTTTGACAACCTCAGATGTACAGGCAACGATTGATTTAATTCTGATTTCATTTTATCCGATTTTATCCGAAAACAGTGAAAGCCAGCATCAATGTGAATTCAGAACACTGAGAGCATGAATTAATGGGATATCAGGTATTATATCATCGTATACAGCTTGCATCAAACCTCGAAGCAAATAAGGTAAACTGGAATAGGAGAACAACCCACCATGCCACCTAGACCAAGTATAACCTCTTGTGAGTCATGCTCAAGGATACTTACCTTCAAACGCTCTGTTCTTCAAGGTAATAGTGATGCTGATTCGATTGACACTTGCAGCATTCGCTCGAATGTCTTTGCGAGGACTTCAAACGACCgcaccacttccaccacctacTACTCCCCTTCCACCCATCAACGACACtccttcgtcttcttcctcctcatcttcatcgtccttCACATCAGCATTATCACACTTACCACCAATCTTACCTTCATCCACACCGGAAAGTACTCTACCTTCATCGACCTCATCAGCCCTATCATTACTCTCGTCCCAATCTACATCATCCAATGGCCGATATATCTTGGCACGACTGCATTCAAGGACATACTTACTACATCCACGCGATATATTGACTTTACCCACATTGAAACCATTACAGAGCCCAGGATCAACATTAAATCTAACTAAAATAATCGAAGTTGGTTCGAGGGATTATGCGATTAAGTCTCAGGCAGCTTCCGCATCTTTATTGAAGAGAAATATGgattggaaagaaaagagattaTCTGTATTCGAGAATATTCCAAATGATTTAGTCAATTGCCAATTGACCGTGTTAGAACACACGAAATCACCTATGGAgaggatattgaagaagaagagaagaaagggttATAAGAAGACTATAGAACACAAACAAGGTTGGACAAGGTTGAGAGTTGGTGATATTCATTTGGGTCAACCTCAGGCTCAAGTTCAATCAGAAGCCGAGCCATCGATATAAAGAAATATAACAATAGAGAAGCTTTCCGACTATCGAACGAGGTCAGGTAGACAAGTCTAAAACATTTGCGTGTTACCATCCGGATTATAGATATTTCTATACGTTCGTAACGAAATCGTATGTCATTTgcatctttgatcattctcaaagGGGTATATAATCAGAAAACTGTTTATCTACGTACCAACCCAAGAAGTCATTGTCCAATTTATATTATGAGTACACGGTACCAAATAGTGCGTTTCTCATATATTCTTATTCCCATGTGTTTCCCTTGTCGTAAAATCGTATATATCATCGTATTTACGCACACATTTAGAGGGTGTATTTATCTTGCAATATTTACTTCTGAATTTGCTTTTTCACTTGACCCACGACAGTTGAATTGACTTTCGTAGCGAATCTAAGTGAACATAAAGTTTCACCTAGATGAGCAGAAAGGGGTGATAGGTTACACATCATCAGAGTTTTACTTGATCCTGTTATGTTGCACAACATATTCAGCAAGGTGTCCTTATTCgatccctttctctcctttcgtCTGTTTAAATCGcgagaaagaaggattcacGTACCACTAAGACTAGTTTGTAGTAACCTCGTCAAGGTTGAGTTTCTATAAGGTATATGACCCCCGtctttaccaccaccaagAGCACCGATAACATCCATCAAGGCTGATAGAGACTTATTGATACtgatagcttctttcattcGGTCTTGATTTGATACAGCACCAGACTTCTCAACTCTCTCTGAACCTGCTAGATCGACTGCGATACAGATAACATAGATCAGCTTATGATCGGACGTGCAAAGCTGTCTCTGCAGATGTAGCCGAAAGAAGGTTCAACTCACCGAGGTTGAGCATCGCGTCACTTTTCTCACCAGTTGATGGATTCTCTCCTTTAACTTTCAGTGTGAACACGGAATGGGATCGAGAAGATCGCTCGTTCATCAGAGTAGCAGCGACAGCACGTCTACCTCGAGCTCGATCCAGTAAGGTTGAAACCTGACGGGGGTTGTTTAAGGGAACTTCAAACTCGAGTCAGCTCAATCCTGCCATACAGTATTCTAGAAATATCTTGCAGTACATCCCGAAAATATGTTACTCACTACTGACTACATCTGTTACGCTCACTTTCCCATCTACGGTCTTGATTTCGTGTTTCTTGGTATCGAATTGGTCTTTTCCAAGCAAGTCGTTGATCTATTTTGAGGGAAGGCTCGACGTCAGCTCAAAGTGACAACAGAAGTGCGCGCAACATAGGTGTAGGGGATGTGCAAACTGACGACTTCGTTGTATACTTCCAGATATTGTCCTTCCATTTGATACTTCCATCCTCGATCTTTCAATCCGTTCGAGACAGTGAAAATCATATCGATTGCTCGGGGGATCATACCAGCGTCAAGTTCGTTCTGCACGTGTGAAATCATGAGCTGACTTTCACGGTATCAGACCTTTGGATcgataactcacttgaccacCTTCCATCGTCCATGATTTACCCGAACCAGTCTGGCCGTAAGCGAAGATGCAGACCTGCAGTATTGTGCTAATCAGCTATATTgctctttctccctttgtGAGGTGGCACCTTGGACTCACATTATAACCATCTAAGACCGATTGAGCCAACATAGATATTTCTTCAAACACTTCTTTTTGTCCTGAGTGAGGCGCAAAAATCTATTGTTTCCAGAAGTTAGCTGTACAATCCTTATGATAGGTTTTTGATAGTAGCGCACCTTATCGAAAGTAAAATCGTATTCCTGTTCTCGCGCTTGTCCAGTAGCAGATTCGGATTTACTCTTTACCACAATCTTTGATTGACCTGTCTCTTGAGCTTCTCGATCGTCTCCATAAACGATATCGGCGAGGGCatcaggtgaagacgatTCATGGGCTAAAAGGACTCGATAAATCAGTTTAAATCGTCCCACTTATCTGACGAAGAGGAACTCACAAAGAGGTGGTCGTACACGAGCGAAGACTCGGATGTTGCCTACACAATCGGTGTTAGCTGCTGATGATTCCAATTCCCGGTCAGATTTTAGCTAACCTTTCAACTCTTGAACTTGATTATGCAGTTTTCGTCTAATCGTCTCTGCCGCTCTcagctcttcttcgatttctgcTATTCGcctatctctttcttcttcagcttctgtgATTTTCACTTCAGCTATCTCCTCAGCTTTACGAGCTGTGTCTTGTCCTACAGCAAGTTCGGCTTTCATGGAAGATACGCTCAACGTCGCACGCTCCACTTCTGcttgaaggagattgagtTGAGTTTGGGACGCTTGAAGttgagctgacaatgtaAGATGTTGCGTCGATTGTTCAGCAAGAGTTTGCTGAACGAACAGTATATCAGTTATGCCAATGTACCGAAATGAAAAGGTCAGgataaaactcacctttaatTGACGTATTATGTCCCTTTCTCTGCTCAGTTCATCCCtactttctctcatttcgTCCTCCaatcctctcttctccctATCTTTCCTCGCAACCGTTCGTTCCAAGTCATCCACCTCTCTCGCATGAGCAGCTCTCACAGCTGCAAGCTCCTCCGAAGCGGAAGATAAATCGCGTCGTGCTTCTCTTTCGGTGTTTTGagtggattgaagaagtgcTTGAAGGTCTACTTGTGACATCTGAAGCGATGAGACTAGAAGAATGTCAGCAATCATACAATCTCTAATTCTGTACTCAGAATGAAACGCACTTTTCGCTTGTCTATCgtagattgattgattagCTTCATTACAGCAAGGATTGgtatttcactcactcccTTTCCAACAGATCCTTGAACCCGCCTACCATTTTTTCAACATTTTCAAGTCTTCCGTTGTGGCTCTATAGGAAGTGAATGAACTCAGCATGATCCACTTGGCTAGTGATTATCGGAGCTCgctactcaccttgaattGGGCGGCACTAGCTACTCCACTGCCTATACCGGTTGCTCTACTTGGTGCAGCTAATGCTGGACTGACGCCTCTACTGGTGGCCCTTCCGCCAGCTCCAGGTCCAACACTTCTGCCCAAAGTACTTGTAGCTCTGGTCGTGGACGAACTAGCAGCGACGGGCGGTCTCTTTGCTACGGTGGCTGCACCCGCTCTAGCCCTGGTGGTGGATGTGGtggacgaagaagctgcACTACCAGCACTACCGGCACTACCAGTCCTTCTAGTTGATGTCCCTAGCGCCGAAGCTGGTcttgaaggaggaagagcagcAACTGGTTTTCGAGTGGTGGACGGGACAAATTCACTTGTTGGTTTCCTCTGCGAAGTTCTCAATCCtgtcgaagtggaagaatTCCCAAGTGAGCTACCCGACACCGAACGTTTGGTGGGAGGAGGAGCgagtggagaagaaggtaattttCTCTTGTTTGCATTGCCATTCGAGAGCAGGGGAACGGCAGAACCAGTCGTGGCTGATAGGGTAGGGATGGCGGAGGGTTTGGCAGGTGAAGCTAGACGAGGTAAACGGGACATTGGTGCCTATGGGAGTTGTAAGTAATCATATCAGCATGTTTCCCGTTTTCCTCCATGTATACAATGGGGTTTGGAGGGGACTAACTATATTCTCTTGGTCCTCAGACATACTGTTGGCGTTCCCTTGGTATCTTAATGTTACCCTAAATCCCAGATCGTCTTTGGACGATGTTATGATGATGTTACTTGAAGTTAGTTGAGATGACCatttgttgatcttcatcgtttgttgttgttgattgtttATTCCCTCTTGGTTTTTAGTTGAGTGAAGGCAGCCGCGTATCACTTCCAACAACATATTACCTTTGGGAGCATTTGGATGATTTTGATCGTTTTGATCCCGCGTCATATTCGGGATTTTGAAGAAGTGACGTGGCATTTTGAGGCGTGAATGACACGTGTCAGTGATCCTTGATTCTCGCTTAGTGGATTTTCggttctttcccttcttatcttttgcttttcctgTTATCAGTTCGAGTTACTACTGGCTTAGCTATTGGTTCGactcatttcatccattgGCACCCACCATCTTAATGGGCACATCTGATACTATAGATACATAAACaccccttcatcatcgtacATCGCATATAGTATCGCCAACTTCACCATGCTCAGAAGGTGCTCCAATATCCCTCGTTCGGCCCTCAACCTATCCAAACCTGCCGTCAGAGCGTTCACAAAACCCTCTCTTCCtgtatcagcttcagcttctcaacTGTCTTCCAAAGACAACGTCCTCTTCGAATTAGATGTCAAAAAGGTAGGAAATGAGATCAGAAAGAGAGGTTTGAGCGGTGCTCTCAGTGGTCAAAGGGAAGGTGGTATGGACAGAGTGAGTTTATCTTTCTTGAACCGTAGCCTTTCCGTCCATCAGCGTGATAGGCTAAACAATCTGAAATTCACAGGACACTATCATTCGATTACTGTACTCTCTCGGATCACGGCACGAGGTTGAGAGATACCTTCGTATCTTTACCCAGTCATCAAAAGACGCTGCCGCAGGTGGTGTTCTTCCGGAAGCTAAATTCGCTGTTCTCAAGTGAGTTAGCTTTACTTTGGTGTTTGAATTAACGAATAAACAGCTGACACTATATACAGAATCGGTGGTGCTATCCTCACCAACGAGCTTGATGAccttgctctttctctttctttcttgaaccGACTCGGTTTATTCCCTGTAGTTCTCCACGGTGCTGGTCCTCAACTGTGAGCTCATTTTACAGCATTTCAACTCTGTGCTGATATTTGCTTTCTAGTAACGATATACTTGAAGCAGAAGGTATCGTTCCTGATTACGAGGATGGTATTCGTATCACAGGTAAGCTGACACAAGCTGTTTTGTCTGTCTGATGGCTAAACGTTATTGTGTTATAGATCCTAAAACTCTCTATCGCCCGAGTATGTCAAACCCCGTATCATTTACGAAAAGGTCCCAGCTAATGTGTTTCGGTGTAGCGAGTCTTCCTTCAAGAAAATCTTAAACTCACCACCGCTCTTGAAAGACTTGGAACGAGGGCTCGACCCATTCCTACAGGTGTCTTCACAGCAGAATATCTCGACAAAGAGAAATACGGTTTGGTCGGTAAAATCACTCGAGTAGACAAAGCTCCTATCGAAGCTGCTATCCGAGCTGGCTGTTTGCCTATTCTTACTTCTCAAAATGCCGAAGGTCAAATTCTGAACGTCAACGCCGATGTCGCTGCTGGAGAATTGGCTCGAGTACTCgaagtgagtttatcttaccttcttccatctcccATAGAAGCATCGGCTGACAGTGAACAATTCTTGCAGCCCATGAAAATCGTCTACCTCAACGAGAAAGGTGGTCTCTTCCACGGTGTTTCCGGCAAGAAGATCTCCACTATCAATCTCGATGAAGAGTACGATTCACTCATGAAAGAGTCATGGGTCCAATTTGGTACCAAACTCAAGATTAGAGAGATCATTCTTGACCCCTTCCTCGAACATCCTCCGTTGCTATCATCTCCTCCGATGCCCTCCTGAAGGAACTTTTCAATGACGCGGGTGCCGGTACCTTGATCCGACGAGGACACAAACTCTACAAACAATCTGGTGTTGAAGCTGTTGGTTCATAACTTGACAAGTCTTCACGGAACGAGATTCTGAAGTCAGTTCCGGTTCCGTCGCCGAAATCGATCTCAAGAGTAGACCATCTATGGAGACGAGCCATTCGACGTTGTAGCTGTCATTTCCCACCCTGCAGGTGAAACTCCAGTAATGACCAaattccttccttctcaaaATGGTATTCTCAACAAAATCCAGACAATGTCTTTGACGCTGATCAAGaaagatcatcttctggacTGCTAAAGC
Above is a genomic segment from Kwoniella shivajii chromosome 8, complete sequence containing:
- a CDS encoding ATP synthase subunit alpha, mitochondrial, with amino-acid sequence MRVAFRNTLRGAVASSARTRAAPLAVRTYATAKPAASEVSSILEGRIAGASVGGDVQETGRVLTIGDGIARVYGLRNVQAEEMVEFSSGVRGMCLNLEADNVGVTIFGNDRLIKEGDTVKRTGQIVDVPVGPGMLGRVVDALGNPIDGKGPIKADGRTKAQSKAPGILPRRSVHEPMQTGLKSVDSLVPIGRGQRELIIGDRQTGKSAVAIDTILNQKKWNDSADESKKLYCVYVAVGQKRSTVAQLVQTLEENDAMKYTIIVAATASEAAPLQYLAPFSGCAMGEWFRDNGRHALIIYDDLSKQAVAYRQMSLLLRRPPGREAYPGDVFYLHSRLLERAAKLNADYGSGSLTALPIIETQGGDVSAYIPTNVISITDGQIFLEAELFFKGVRPAINVGLSVSRVGSAAQTKLMKSVAGSLKLYLAQYREVAAFAQFGSDLDASTRYLLNRGARLTELLKQPQYTPMPTEIMAPLIYAGVNGKLDKVAVDKIGAWEKSFTDLLKSQHSALLEKLSGGVLTKEIEEEMAKVIDAHVADFTA
- a CDS encoding protein arg11, mitochondrial produces the protein MLRRCSNIPRSALNLSKPAVRAFTKPSLPVSASASQLSSKDNVLFELDVKKVGNEIRKRGLSGALSGQREGGMDRDTIIRLLYSLGSRHEVERYLRIFTQSSKDAAAGGVLPEAKFAVLKIGGAILTNELDDLALSLSFLNRLGLFPVVLHGAGPQLNDILEAEGIVPDYEDGIRITDPKTLYRPTSLPSRKS